The genomic region GTTGACCAATATCAGCGCCACCGGATGCCAGATTCTGGTTGATCGCGATATCGGCAAGGTTGACGGCCAGGTGGTCTTGAATTTCAACATTGCCCAATTGCACGACGATGAGACTTCCGCCATGACTCTGGAGGCCAAGGTGCGCAACGTGGTGCCAGCAGGTCTGTCAGGCGGTGCAAGCTTTCTTGCCGGCCTTGAGTTTGTGGCACTGGAAAGCAACGTGCAATTGCTCGTGCGCCATTATGTCTACGAATGCCTAGTCGATAGGCGGCAGAACTTGGTCTAGGCACTAACCAATGGAAAGGAAACGCATACCGATCTAAATCGCTATACGGAAATCTGTTTTTTTACATAGAATCGCGTTGGGATACAGCTAGAGGTTCGTAGTCACTTTAACAATGAAGTAACAACCTGCCGGGAGATCTCGTGAAGAAAATAGCATTTGCGTTACTAGCATGCTGTACTTTGAATAATACTGCCAATGCGGTGGACGGTATTGCGTTCACAGGCGGGCACGGCCCCGATGCCAATATGGTCGCTGTTTCGCTGACCTGGGATTGGGGGAAGCGTTGGTTCACAGAGGGGGATTGGCACCTTGGAGGATATTGGGAGTTGACTGGTGCTGCCTGGAAAGGCGACGGGCCATCTCCTGAAAAAGAACTGTATGCGATCGGCATAGCGCCGGTGTTCCGTTTGCAGCGCTTCACACCATCAGGGTGGCTCAATCCTTATGCGGAAGCTGGCATAGGCG from Methylobacillus flagellatus KT harbors:
- a CDS encoding acyloxyacyl hydrolase yields the protein MNNTANAVDGIAFTGGHGPDANMVAVSLTWDWGKRWFTEGDWHLGGYWELTGAAWKGDGPSPEKELYAIGIAPVFRLQRFTPSGWLNPYAEAGIGAYQFSGRRVHGSLSMGTRFEFGSHVGLGVTFGDQQQYDLSYRFQHFSNAGITSENPGVNFNEIRFGYHF